The Sporomusa termitida genome has a window encoding:
- a CDS encoding SDH family Clp fold serine proteinase: protein MNFGFTDIIWIVFLVFTVLPMVQQRSIAVRRFNLLRKIEEQRQSRVISLIHRQEAISLLGIPISRYINVEDSEHILRAIRLTPDDMPIDLILHTPGGLVLASEQIARALQQHRAKVTVFVPHYAMSGGTMISLAADEIVLDPNAVLGPVDPQLGQYPAASILQVVQQKNINRIDDNTLILADMAAKAVRQVQEFVEILLLDKLPAAKAKELAKMLAEGRWTHDYPITCEKLREMELPSVCNEMPLEVYELMELYPQPAQQRPSVQYIPLPYDKKLPG, encoded by the coding sequence ATGAATTTTGGCTTTACTGACATAATCTGGATTGTGTTTCTGGTGTTTACCGTTTTGCCGATGGTACAGCAAAGAAGTATTGCCGTGCGGCGGTTCAACCTGCTGCGTAAAATTGAAGAGCAGCGGCAGTCGCGCGTTATCAGCCTGATTCACCGGCAGGAGGCAATCAGTCTTCTTGGTATACCGATCAGCCGCTATATTAATGTGGAAGACTCTGAACATATTCTGCGGGCCATCCGGCTAACCCCGGATGATATGCCGATTGATTTAATACTGCATACCCCTGGCGGCTTAGTTCTGGCTTCCGAGCAAATTGCCAGAGCCCTGCAGCAGCACCGGGCGAAAGTTACTGTTTTTGTACCTCATTATGCGATGTCCGGCGGCACGATGATATCACTGGCGGCAGATGAAATTGTTCTTGATCCCAATGCCGTTTTAGGGCCGGTGGACCCGCAGCTGGGACAGTATCCGGCGGCCTCGATTTTACAGGTTGTCCAACAAAAAAATATTAACCGCATTGACGACAATACCCTGATTCTGGCTGATATGGCCGCAAAAGCCGTCCGGCAGGTCCAGGAGTTTGTCGAAATCCTGCTGCTCGACAAGCTGCCGGCCGCAAAAGCCAAGGAGCTGGCCAAGATGCTGGCCGAAGGACGCTGGACCCATGATTATCCGATTACCTGTGAAAAATTACGGGAGATGGAGTTGCCTTCCGTTTGCAATGAAATGCCTTTGGAGGTATATGAACTCATGGAATTATATCCGCAGCCGGCTCAGCAGCGCCCCTCGGTTCAATATATTCCCCTTCCCTATGATAAAAAATTGCCGGGATAG
- the yqeB gene encoding selenium-dependent molybdenum cofactor biosynthesis protein YqeB: protein MTFIAKIPASRLVVIRGAGDIATGIAYRLFRSGFSIVMTELAQPTVVRRTVAFAQAIYDGRAEVEGITAVRVGLPEVAATLHRRQIPVLVDPDRSSIAALGPRIVVDAIIAKKNTGTLRSHAPVVIGVGPGFIPGRDVHAVIETMRGHNLGRVLTDRPALPNTGIPGNIGGYTAERVLRAGADGIFQGVQTIGEQVNAGDIVGYVNGQPVFAPIAGTLRGLLHNGLQVFTRMKIGDIDPRCCREHCFTISDKALAIAGGVLEAILLFDQGINRYCSCQQRRFKKHSIYRQATKKRLKIYGKGKCSWL, encoded by the coding sequence TTGACGTTTATTGCCAAGATACCGGCCAGCCGGCTCGTTGTTATCAGAGGTGCCGGCGACATTGCCACAGGCATAGCCTATCGTTTGTTTCGCAGTGGTTTCTCCATTGTCATGACTGAACTTGCCCAGCCGACAGTAGTACGCCGTACGGTCGCCTTTGCCCAGGCTATTTACGACGGCAGGGCGGAAGTAGAAGGTATTACGGCTGTGCGGGTTGGTCTGCCCGAAGTGGCGGCAACCTTACATCGGCGCCAGATTCCTGTACTGGTCGATCCGGACCGGAGTTCTATTGCTGCTCTGGGACCCCGGATTGTAGTTGATGCCATTATCGCGAAAAAAAATACCGGCACATTACGCAGTCATGCGCCGGTTGTCATTGGCGTCGGCCCTGGCTTTATCCCCGGCCGGGATGTTCACGCTGTTATCGAAACCATGCGCGGTCACAATTTGGGCCGGGTGCTGACCGACCGGCCCGCACTGCCCAATACCGGGATTCCCGGCAATATTGGCGGCTATACTGCCGAACGTGTTCTGCGGGCAGGTGCCGATGGCATTTTTCAAGGCGTACAGACAATTGGCGAGCAGGTAAACGCCGGCGATATTGTTGGCTATGTTAATGGCCAGCCTGTGTTCGCCCCCATCGCCGGTACTCTCCGTGGTTTGCTCCACAATGGTCTTCAGGTATTCACCCGTATGAAAATTGGGGATATTGATCCCCGTTGCTGCCGGGAACATTGTTTTACCATTTCCGATAAGGCCCTGGCGATTGCAGGTGGTGTGCTGGAAGCAATCCTTTTGTTTGATCAGGGAATAAACCGGTATTGCAGTTGCCAGCAACGGCGTTTTAAAAAACACTCTATATACAGGCAAGCAACAAAAAAACGGTTAAAAATCTACGGAAAAGGAAAATGTTCATGGCTGTGA
- a CDS encoding sigma-54 interaction domain-containing protein has protein sequence MGNNKFLDQLCLALDFIARTTGGFATVTDRLGRRLKSVDSHGREIRQYQGEVYEIARQAGERQMPVVGPSQFVTEAEAWALPIGEYILCCSNVERVERDTKLREALSKALPMIARVAGGDAVLFDHSGRRLETADYTGKKSEKLIGKVSQAAYEAMQTQKPVIGESITMQGVTAVRIPITENYGLGFNNEMMVSQKQKLLAEVKKFQYARYNLSDIIGESEAIKKCKTIVNYVAQGISSVLIYGATGTGKELFAQAIHNLSDRRNNPFIAINCGALPPTLIEANLFGYADGSFTGAKKHGNIGVFEAADMGTVFLDEISEMDWELQAKLLRVIQEREVTRIGSTKPIPVNVRIISSTNKNLSQLIEEKRFREDLYYRINVVELRVPSLKERDGDIPLLARYFIGKYNPVLGKNISRVAQAVYDSFENYPWSGNIRELQNCIESALNMVHAEEDTLEVHHLPTKFYPSLMHRNDYKGSNADNLTAVLREAEKQAILRVLQQERNIRCRTAQRLGISNTTLWRKMRENNIIAT, from the coding sequence ATGGGTAATAACAAATTTTTGGATCAACTGTGTCTGGCTTTGGATTTTATTGCCCGTACTACAGGCGGATTTGCCACTGTTACCGACCGACTGGGACGAAGGCTGAAAAGTGTTGATTCACATGGACGTGAAATAAGGCAGTATCAGGGAGAAGTATACGAAATTGCCAGACAGGCCGGGGAGCGGCAAATGCCGGTAGTTGGGCCCTCCCAATTTGTGACGGAAGCGGAAGCCTGGGCTCTGCCGATTGGTGAGTATATACTTTGCTGCAGTAATGTGGAGCGGGTGGAGCGGGACACGAAACTGCGGGAAGCACTGTCGAAAGCGTTGCCTATGATTGCGCGGGTAGCGGGTGGAGATGCCGTATTGTTTGATCACAGTGGCCGGCGGCTGGAGACAGCTGATTACACCGGTAAGAAAAGTGAGAAGCTAATTGGCAAAGTCAGTCAGGCCGCTTATGAAGCCATGCAGACGCAGAAGCCGGTGATCGGTGAATCTATCACTATGCAGGGCGTAACGGCGGTACGTATTCCCATCACTGAGAACTACGGGCTGGGCTTCAATAATGAAATGATGGTATCACAAAAACAGAAATTGCTGGCAGAGGTAAAGAAATTTCAGTATGCCAGATATAATCTGTCTGATATTATCGGGGAAAGCGAAGCCATCAAAAAATGCAAAACTATCGTAAATTATGTGGCCCAGGGGATTTCCTCCGTGTTGATTTATGGTGCCACCGGCACCGGTAAAGAATTGTTTGCCCAGGCTATACATAACCTCAGCGACCGGCGCAATAACCCTTTTATCGCGATTAATTGCGGCGCTCTGCCGCCAACCTTAATTGAAGCAAATTTATTTGGCTATGCGGACGGCTCTTTTACCGGGGCCAAAAAGCACGGCAATATCGGCGTTTTTGAGGCGGCTGATATGGGAACAGTTTTTCTGGATGAAATCAGTGAAATGGACTGGGAGTTGCAGGCCAAGCTGCTCAGGGTCATTCAGGAACGTGAAGTTACCCGCATCGGCAGTACCAAACCCATTCCTGTCAACGTGCGCATTATCTCCTCCACTAACAAGAATTTATCCCAGTTAATAGAAGAAAAGCGTTTTCGTGAGGATCTGTACTACCGGATTAATGTAGTTGAGCTCCGCGTTCCTTCGTTGAAAGAGCGGGACGGGGATATCCCGCTGTTAGCCAGGTATTTTATTGGCAAATACAACCCGGTGTTAGGAAAAAACATTAGCCGGGTAGCGCAGGCAGTCTATGATAGTTTCGAGAATTACCCGTGGTCAGGCAACATTCGGGAATTGCAAAATTGTATTGAAAGTGCACTGAATATGGTGCATGCCGAAGAAGATACGCTGGAGGTTCATCATCTTCCCACGAAGTTTTATCCTTCGTTAATGCACCGAAATGATTATAAAGGCAGTAATGCGGATAATCTGACAGCCGTTTTGCGGGAAGCAGAGAAGCAGGCCATTTTGCGCGTGCTGCAGCAGGAACGGAATATCCGCTGTCGTACAGCCCAGCGGCTTGGCATCAGCAATACTACTTTGTGGCGGAAAATGCGGGAAAACAATATTATTGCTACCTAG
- a CDS encoding LysR family transcriptional regulator: MCKLYVKKVNFYNVLLQKNHVMREKEVIDLTIWKYQVFSAIVASGSMAKAAELLNLSQSGVSHALASLEGEFGFPLLTRDRSGISLTSNGTQVLPHIRQILHYNERLKQELAAIAGLTAGTVRIGTFTSVSMQWLPEIITQFHHCYPAITIELLDGNYDEIEEWIKNGSVDFGFVSLPTMKLYEIIPLKKDRLLCILPPHHPLRQQSMITFADIKEEPFIATKWGSYDEIKRLVNEHNVKLKIQYEVTEARAIITMVKNGLGISILPEMTLLRAVDTVYTVGLEHAPARTIGIAALSIKNSSPAARKFIDSTKVWLTKHHLMDF; the protein is encoded by the coding sequence ATGTGTAAACTGTATGTTAAAAAAGTGAATTTTTATAATGTACTGTTGCAAAAAAATCATGTAATGCGGGAAAAGGAAGTGATTGATTTGACAATTTGGAAATACCAGGTTTTCAGTGCTATTGTCGCCTCGGGCAGTATGGCAAAAGCGGCCGAATTGCTGAATTTATCACAATCCGGGGTCAGTCATGCCCTGGCCAGTCTGGAAGGCGAATTCGGGTTTCCCTTGCTGACCAGGGATCGTTCCGGTATCAGCCTGACCAGCAATGGCACACAGGTGTTGCCGCATATCCGGCAAATTCTGCATTACAACGAACGGCTGAAGCAGGAGCTTGCAGCTATCGCCGGCCTGACTGCCGGCACAGTGCGGATTGGGACATTTACCAGTGTTTCTATGCAATGGCTGCCCGAAATCATTACCCAGTTCCACCACTGTTATCCGGCCATAACCATCGAATTATTGGATGGCAATTATGATGAAATTGAGGAATGGATAAAAAATGGTTCCGTTGATTTTGGCTTTGTTTCGCTGCCAACTATGAAATTGTATGAAATCATTCCTTTAAAAAAAGACAGGCTGCTGTGTATTCTCCCGCCCCATCATCCGCTGCGGCAGCAAAGCATGATTACTTTTGCTGATATTAAAGAGGAGCCGTTTATCGCCACGAAATGGGGCAGTTATGATGAAATAAAGCGGCTTGTAAATGAGCATAACGTGAAACTCAAGATACAATATGAAGTAACAGAAGCCCGGGCTATTATCACCATGGTGAAAAACGGTTTAGGTATCAGTATTCTTCCCGAAATGACCCTGTTACGGGCAGTAGACACTGTTTATACTGTCGGCCTGGAACACGCTCCCGCCCGGACAATAGGTATTGCCGCACTGTCGATAAAAAATAGTTCCCCCGCGGCCAGAAAGTTTATTGATTCTACCAAAGTCTGGTTGACCAAACACCACTTGATGGATTTTTAG
- a CDS encoding serine dehydratase, whose product MDKFCEVVRHKEYTLGGLTLEECIDLANELKVRVSDIVIEEAMAVNKMSREEVTSSVLAAFSHNLYAMEIGLTSGKSLLMGTVGQDLADEEVCLIDDQFINKALKYTLSAQVGNHVVGLMPCAGTGDACTYTGVVKTLLDMLEDQQETARLVALMVKIGCIFRAGKSSTGCNMEGFGAGAAATAAVIAEMLEATPHQVGQAVTLALSPTIANPCTPRAMVSGLCATHLGGGILMGHLAANLVVKTTIPVSVPPDVMIAMAAAVHPLSAREVVPIVSRYMEPFFNTNEAVEQYIKPAIKARDTARIHTVLAQARTEARILADQANSIIKPFGDAVVGGSSQAVGLPANTARIAHELAQGEITGVKIELYPELFARRGINIPGILMAAVHGAANDNAGLYRDIMNQVLNSGLKIEIAETNEPQVQRVTIYATGKNSMITVLSRGGRRLIIKEAVPSVAEARAAARKLNIDVVD is encoded by the coding sequence ATGGATAAGTTTTGTGAGGTAGTGCGGCACAAGGAATATACCCTCGGCGGTCTGACCCTGGAGGAATGCATTGATTTGGCGAACGAGCTGAAGGTGCGGGTCAGTGACATCGTTATCGAAGAAGCCATGGCAGTCAATAAAATGAGCCGGGAAGAAGTGACCTCTTCCGTTTTGGCAGCCTTCAGCCACAACCTGTATGCGATGGAAATCGGCCTGACTTCCGGCAAAAGTTTGCTGATGGGAACCGTGGGACAGGATCTGGCAGATGAAGAAGTATGTTTAATTGACGACCAGTTTATCAATAAGGCATTGAAGTATACCCTTAGCGCCCAAGTCGGCAATCATGTGGTGGGTCTTATGCCCTGTGCCGGCACCGGTGACGCCTGTACGTATACCGGAGTGGTAAAAACGCTGCTGGATATGCTGGAGGACCAACAGGAGACAGCCCGGTTGGTGGCCTTGATGGTAAAAATCGGTTGTATTTTCCGGGCCGGCAAATCATCCACCGGCTGCAATATGGAGGGCTTTGGTGCCGGTGCGGCCGCTACGGCGGCGGTGATTGCCGAGATGCTGGAGGCCACTCCCCATCAGGTAGGTCAGGCCGTAACGCTGGCCCTGTCACCCACTATTGCCAATCCCTGTACGCCGCGGGCTATGGTCTCCGGCCTGTGCGCGACGCATCTAGGCGGCGGAATATTGATGGGCCATTTGGCAGCCAATCTGGTAGTCAAGACAACCATCCCTGTAAGCGTGCCGCCTGATGTCATGATTGCTATGGCGGCTGCGGTTCATCCGTTGTCAGCCAGGGAGGTTGTACCAATCGTTAGCCGTTATATGGAACCGTTTTTCAACACCAATGAGGCTGTGGAACAATACATTAAACCGGCCATAAAAGCGCGCGATACTGCGCGTATCCACACTGTGCTCGCCCAGGCCCGGACGGAGGCCCGTATTCTGGCAGATCAGGCCAATTCCATCATCAAGCCTTTTGGCGACGCGGTTGTTGGCGGCAGCAGCCAGGCTGTGGGATTGCCGGCCAATACGGCGAGAATTGCCCATGAATTGGCGCAAGGCGAGATTACCGGCGTGAAAATCGAGTTGTATCCGGAGCTGTTTGCCAGACGGGGAATTAATATTCCCGGCATCCTTATGGCGGCGGTACATGGCGCCGCCAACGACAATGCCGGGTTATACCGGGACATTATGAACCAGGTGCTTAACTCCGGCCTAAAGATAGAAATTGCGGAGACCAATGAACCGCAAGTGCAGCGGGTTACAATTTATGCGACAGGCAAGAATTCAATGATTACTGTGTTAAGCAGAGGCGGCAGGCGCCTGATTATCAAAGAGGCCGTGCCGTCGGTGGCGGAAGCCCGGGCAGCTGCCCGCAAACTGAATATTGATGTTGTGGATTAG
- a CDS encoding methyltetrahydrofolate cobalamin methyltransferase — MIIIGELINTSRKEISEAVDNRDAACIKRVALAQMEAGATYLDVNCGNKVHNEVEIMEWLVNTIQDDVEAPLCIDSPNPRALATGLALAKYGQPMINSITDEKERFAEVLPLVLAYKAKIVALCMDDTGMPNSAEDRMRAVNSLYAKLTAAGVPAGDIHFDPLVKPISVVSGAGIEVLETIQLIKKQYPQVHFACGLSNISFGLPARKTLNRLFVVQTMALGMDGYILNPTDKGMMGVIYAARALLDQDEYCGDYLTAYRNGLFV, encoded by the coding sequence ATGATTATTATCGGTGAGCTGATCAATACCAGCCGCAAGGAAATCAGCGAGGCTGTTGACAATAGGGATGCCGCGTGCATCAAACGGGTGGCGCTGGCCCAGATGGAAGCAGGCGCTACCTATTTGGACGTAAACTGCGGCAACAAAGTCCATAATGAAGTGGAAATTATGGAATGGCTGGTCAACACCATTCAGGACGACGTGGAAGCCCCGCTATGTATTGACAGTCCGAATCCACGGGCCCTGGCAACCGGCCTGGCACTTGCCAAATATGGTCAGCCGATGATTAACTCTATTACGGATGAAAAAGAACGGTTTGCTGAAGTCCTGCCCTTGGTCCTTGCTTATAAAGCCAAAATTGTGGCCCTGTGTATGGATGATACCGGGATGCCCAATTCCGCAGAAGACCGGATGCGGGCAGTAAACAGTCTTTATGCCAAGCTTACGGCAGCCGGTGTTCCTGCCGGCGACATTCATTTTGATCCGCTGGTAAAACCAATCAGCGTTGTCAGCGGGGCGGGCATAGAAGTGTTAGAGACGATTCAACTGATTAAAAAACAGTATCCGCAAGTGCATTTTGCCTGCGGTCTGAGCAATATATCCTTTGGCTTGCCTGCCCGTAAAACTTTGAACCGGTTATTTGTGGTGCAAACGATGGCTCTGGGAATGGATGGCTATATTTTGAATCCGACCGACAAAGGCATGATGGGGGTTATTTATGCGGCCCGAGCCTTGTTGGATCAGGATGAGTATTGCGGGGACTACTTAACGGCTTATCGCAACGGTTTATTTGTATAG
- a CDS encoding cobalamin B12-binding domain-containing protein yields MSEFNKLAEAVFKGDIKSVKAITQSLVDSGANVDEIINKGLLGGMDIVAPKFKAGEMFVPEVLRAAKALGNGMELLKPLLGDDNAGTRQAATFVIGTVAGDLHDIGKNLVTLILESSSFKVIDLGVDVSPQRFVDAIKEHEPHFIGLSALLTTTMMAMKDTINAISAAGLRDKVKILVGGAPISQEFADEISADAYCADAIAAKEIAVQMIA; encoded by the coding sequence ATGAGTGAATTCAATAAATTAGCGGAAGCCGTATTTAAAGGAGACATCAAAAGCGTTAAAGCAATTACGCAGAGTTTGGTTGACAGCGGGGCCAATGTCGACGAAATTATTAATAAGGGCTTGCTTGGCGGTATGGATATCGTGGCGCCCAAGTTTAAGGCTGGAGAAATGTTTGTGCCTGAGGTGCTGCGGGCAGCAAAGGCACTGGGCAACGGTATGGAATTGCTTAAACCTTTGCTGGGGGATGATAATGCCGGTACGAGACAGGCCGCCACTTTTGTTATCGGCACAGTGGCCGGCGATCTTCATGATATTGGTAAAAATCTGGTGACACTGATTTTGGAAAGCTCCTCCTTTAAAGTTATTGATCTTGGCGTGGATGTCTCGCCGCAACGGTTTGTCGATGCCATTAAAGAGCATGAACCGCACTTTATCGGCTTATCGGCACTGCTGACCACGACAATGATGGCCATGAAAGATACCATTAACGCCATCAGCGCGGCGGGGCTCAGGGACAAAGTCAAGATTTTAGTCGGCGGCGCCCCCATTTCCCAGGAATTTGCCGATGAAATCAGCGCTGATGCGTATTGTGCCGATGCCATCGCTGCTAAGGAAATCGCCGTGCAGATGATTGCCTGA
- a CDS encoding sodium:solute symporter family protein: MLSATTTWALYIIYMGALIAFGIYTWWSEKNKSARHFYTAGNTINWFVLCMTYIGALMSTWVFFAGPGGYYRGGFGYFMSELSYIPLFPVLTYFVMNKVWLLNTQRNYTTQADIFVDRFRSPTLRLVLAIVFFCVSMPYAAAIYIACGKAAAVATQGAISETSAVVFVGVTALLFIPFGGVKSVAWAATVQAWIFMAALWSIGISAIAYGFGGDIFEAVASVWQNTNSWFSYPGPEQWVPYSARFGYPIACAIGWTIMLPDVFIRAGYFGKDMAGQRRLMFCQPILQVIVWTGTMFIGFAAIALVPGLKGGDTELVIPMLITKIISPQAATFAAVLMAVFIWGTLAKGLSAATSHLLVAGSIISEDILNRLLKLQVSPGVHITMARLAVVALGLAALWLALNPPDLMWTLIMFAIALVMPMFPVLVAALYWRRATAPAAVIASVAGVIGVILTYRYGLGDSWYGVFGMLAAAVLMVVVSYMTKETDKEVLDEFYGALEKAEAIYYED, translated from the coding sequence GTGTTATCCGCTACGACAACCTGGGCGTTATATATTATCTACATGGGAGCGCTCATAGCCTTCGGGATTTATACCTGGTGGAGTGAAAAAAATAAATCAGCCCGGCATTTTTACACGGCCGGCAACACCATCAACTGGTTTGTATTGTGCATGACCTATATCGGCGCTCTTATGAGCACCTGGGTTTTCTTTGCCGGACCGGGTGGTTATTATCGTGGCGGTTTTGGGTATTTTATGTCCGAGCTGAGCTATATTCCACTGTTCCCGGTACTCACCTATTTTGTAATGAATAAAGTGTGGTTATTGAATACCCAAAGGAATTACACCACGCAGGCCGACATCTTTGTTGACCGTTTCCGGAGTCCAACCTTGCGGCTGGTACTGGCTATTGTTTTCTTTTGTGTGTCCATGCCTTACGCTGCGGCCATCTATATTGCCTGCGGCAAAGCGGCTGCAGTTGCCACTCAGGGTGCTATCTCTGAGACCAGTGCGGTCGTCTTTGTCGGTGTGACAGCACTGCTGTTTATTCCGTTTGGCGGTGTAAAATCGGTGGCCTGGGCGGCTACCGTTCAGGCCTGGATCTTTATGGCAGCCTTATGGTCGATTGGCATCAGCGCGATTGCCTATGGTTTTGGCGGTGATATCTTCGAGGCGGTAGCCAGTGTCTGGCAAAATACCAATTCCTGGTTTTCTTATCCCGGGCCGGAACAATGGGTGCCATACTCCGCCCGCTTCGGTTATCCTATTGCCTGCGCCATCGGCTGGACTATCATGCTGCCTGACGTTTTCATCCGGGCCGGATATTTTGGCAAGGATATGGCAGGCCAGCGCAGACTGATGTTTTGCCAGCCGATTCTGCAGGTTATTGTGTGGACCGGCACCATGTTTATCGGTTTCGCGGCCATTGCCTTGGTACCGGGCTTGAAAGGCGGCGACACAGAGCTGGTTATCCCCATGTTGATCACCAAAATTATTTCGCCTCAGGCCGCCACCTTTGCCGCCGTGCTCATGGCTGTATTTATCTGGGGCACGCTGGCCAAGGGGTTGTCGGCTGCGACCTCTCACCTGCTGGTAGCCGGCTCCATCATCTCGGAGGATATTCTCAACCGGTTGCTAAAGCTGCAAGTCAGCCCCGGCGTTCATATCACCATGGCCCGGCTGGCCGTTGTCGCTTTAGGCTTGGCCGCCTTATGGCTGGCCCTGAATCCGCCTGATTTGATGTGGACCTTGATTATGTTTGCGATTGCCCTGGTCATGCCGATGTTTCCGGTACTTGTTGCCGCACTGTACTGGCGGCGGGCCACCGCACCGGCCGCCGTGATTGCTTCTGTCGCGGGTGTAATCGGTGTAATTCTTACTTATCGGTATGGCCTGGGCGACAGTTGGTACGGGGTATTCGGTATGCTGGCTGCGGCCGTACTGATGGTAGTGGTCAGCTACATGACAAAAGAGACCGATAAAGAAGTGCTTGATGAATTTTACGGAGCTTTGGAAAAAGCCGAAGCGATTTACTATGAAGACTAA